The Deinococcus reticulitermitis genome window below encodes:
- a CDS encoding CueP family metal-binding protein, producing the protein MHKTLSVILTGTLLSTLAFAQPPSLAPNPAVLGGVSPQQALKLANTWRAQGGLQSYVTPEAVHFTFPDGQKRAIALPKGQMVVAIAPYITKTHPCKTHFTSGCQGELVNTPVKVHVTTRTGKTVLQKTIRTLDNGFLELWLDRSQHYKVTLTAQGKTTRGTLATLPSSDTCVTTLQLR; encoded by the coding sequence ATGCACAAGACTCTTTCGGTGATCCTCACTGGCACGCTCCTGAGCACGCTGGCCTTTGCGCAGCCGCCCAGCCTGGCCCCCAATCCTGCGGTCCTGGGGGGCGTGAGTCCCCAGCAGGCCCTCAAGCTGGCGAACACTTGGCGGGCCCAAGGCGGACTGCAAAGCTACGTGACCCCCGAGGCCGTCCACTTCACCTTCCCGGACGGTCAGAAGCGGGCCATCGCCCTTCCCAAAGGGCAGATGGTGGTGGCCATCGCGCCCTATATCACCAAGACCCACCCCTGCAAGACGCACTTCACCTCAGGCTGCCAGGGCGAGTTGGTCAACACTCCAGTCAAGGTGCACGTCACCACCCGCACCGGCAAGACCGTGCTGCAAAAAACCATCAGGACCCTCGACAACGGCTTCCTGGAACTGTGGCTCGACCGCAGCCAGCACTACAAGGTCACCTTAACGGCTCAGGGCAAGACCACCCGGGGCACCCTGGCCACCCT